The following are from one region of the Streptomyces fradiae genome:
- a CDS encoding ATP-binding cassette domain-containing protein, whose product MIEAHQLTKRYGEKTAVDRLDFTVKPGTVTGFLGPNGAGKSTTMRMIIGLDAPIGGTVRVNGRRYAEHTAPLREIGALLEAKSVHPGRTAVGHLMALAHTHGIPRRRVDKVIELTGLQAVAGKRAGAFSLGMGQRLGIAAALLGDPATVMLDEPVNGLDPEGVLWIRNLLTSLAAEGRTVFVSSHLMSEMALVADHLIVIGRGRLLADTTVADLVRRAGGDRVKVVSADPARLREVLAGPGVEITGRAGSEELQVTGVPARAIGTKAAEAGIALFELTPREVSLEDAFMDLTRDAVDYHGSTTHDDTPGRAA is encoded by the coding sequence ATGATCGAAGCGCATCAGCTGACGAAACGGTACGGGGAGAAGACGGCGGTCGACCGGCTCGACTTCACCGTGAAGCCCGGCACCGTGACCGGCTTCCTGGGCCCCAACGGCGCGGGCAAGTCCACGACCATGCGCATGATCATCGGCCTGGACGCGCCCATCGGCGGCACAGTACGGGTCAACGGCCGCCGCTACGCGGAGCACACCGCGCCGTTGCGGGAGATCGGCGCGCTCCTTGAGGCGAAGTCGGTCCACCCGGGCCGTACCGCCGTCGGTCATCTGATGGCGCTGGCGCACACCCACGGCATCCCGCGCCGCCGGGTGGACAAGGTCATCGAGCTGACCGGTCTCCAAGCCGTGGCCGGGAAGCGCGCGGGCGCCTTCTCCCTCGGCATGGGCCAGCGTCTGGGGATCGCCGCGGCGCTCCTCGGCGACCCGGCGACGGTGATGCTCGACGAGCCCGTCAACGGCCTCGACCCCGAGGGCGTGCTGTGGATCCGCAATCTCCTCACCTCTCTCGCCGCCGAGGGCCGTACCGTCTTCGTCTCCTCGCACCTGATGAGCGAGATGGCGCTGGTCGCGGACCACCTGATCGTCATCGGGCGGGGCCGGCTCCTTGCCGACACCACCGTCGCGGACCTGGTCCGGCGGGCCGGCGGCGACCGGGTGAAGGTGGTCAGCGCGGATCCGGCGCGGCTGCGGGAGGTACTGGCCGGGCCCGGAGTCGAGATCACCGGACGTGCCGGATCCGAGGAACTGCAAGTGACCGGCGTGCCGGCGCGGGCGATCGGGACGAAGGCCGCCGAGGCCGGCATCGCCCTGTTCGAACTCACTCCCCGCGAGGTCTCCCTGGAGGACGCGTTCATGGACCTGACCCGTGACGCCGTCGACTACCACGGCTCCACCACCCACGACGACACCCCCGGGAGGGCGGCATGA
- a CDS encoding response regulator gives MTTVLIVDDQPLQRFGFRMLLASNPDTEVVGEAAHGAEAVRQAAELRPDVVLMDVRMPGMDGIEATRRIVAGGGRSRVLVLTTFDLDEYAHAALRAGASGFLLKDALPEELLAGIRAVAAGDAVIAPSLTRRLLDTYARQLPARPHGRPADDDPRLRALTDREREILIAIGKGWTNTEIAERLVLSESTVKKHVGRVLAKVGARDRIQAVILAYDLGLTRPNSA, from the coding sequence ATGACGACCGTCCTCATCGTCGACGACCAGCCGCTGCAGAGGTTCGGCTTCCGTATGCTCCTGGCCAGCAACCCCGACACCGAAGTCGTCGGCGAGGCCGCCCACGGCGCCGAAGCGGTCCGCCAGGCCGCCGAACTCCGCCCCGACGTGGTGCTCATGGATGTACGCATGCCCGGCATGGACGGCATCGAGGCCACCCGCCGCATCGTCGCCGGCGGCGGCCGCTCCCGCGTCCTGGTCCTCACCACCTTCGACCTGGACGAGTACGCCCACGCCGCCCTGCGTGCGGGCGCCAGCGGATTCCTGCTCAAGGACGCCCTCCCCGAGGAGCTCCTCGCCGGTATCCGCGCGGTCGCCGCCGGGGACGCCGTCATCGCCCCCAGCCTCACCCGCCGCCTCCTCGACACCTACGCCCGACAGCTGCCGGCACGCCCGCACGGCCGGCCGGCCGACGACGACCCCCGGCTCCGTGCCCTCACCGACCGCGAGCGCGAGATCCTCATCGCCATCGGCAAGGGCTGGACCAACACCGAGATCGCCGAACGTCTCGTGCTGTCCGAGTCCACGGTGAAGAAGCACGTCGGACGGGTCCTCGCCAAGGTCGGCGCCAGGGACCGGATCCAGGCCGTGATCCTCGCCTACGACCTCGGCCTGACCCGGCCCAACAGCGCCTGA
- a CDS encoding ABC transporter permease encodes MSVISETRTPGRPDAMRPTCKVTGPRVLRAEWAKLWSLRSTWITFGVALLFLLGFGLIAAARYEPATAGTMGPPGGHMDLSRANAVDLALFGVGFAQLALGILGVLVTAGEYGTGTIRSTLAAVPRRLPVLWSKAAVHGVVALLVGTAGVFAAFKTGGHMIVGTPAELALSDAGVLRSLLAAGLYLGMVGVIGVALGALLRSTAGAVAVLVAALLLVPGLVSLLPSSWESDVSRYLPSNAGESMFALKQAADTLTPGAGLAVLTGWTLLALAGAAWRLKRGDA; translated from the coding sequence ATGAGCGTCATCAGCGAGACCCGGACCCCCGGGCGACCGGACGCGATGCGTCCCACCTGCAAGGTGACCGGGCCGCGGGTGCTGCGCGCCGAGTGGGCCAAGCTCTGGTCGCTGCGCTCCACCTGGATCACCTTCGGCGTGGCGCTGCTCTTCCTGCTGGGCTTCGGCCTGATCGCCGCGGCCCGCTACGAGCCCGCCACGGCCGGCACCATGGGGCCGCCCGGCGGCCACATGGACCTCAGCAGGGCGAACGCGGTCGACCTCGCACTGTTCGGAGTCGGCTTCGCCCAGCTGGCCCTGGGAATTCTGGGCGTCCTGGTCACCGCGGGGGAGTACGGCACCGGCACGATCCGCTCGACGCTCGCGGCCGTCCCGCGCCGTCTGCCGGTGCTGTGGTCCAAGGCCGCGGTCCACGGCGTGGTCGCCCTGCTCGTCGGCACGGCCGGTGTGTTCGCGGCCTTCAAGACCGGCGGCCACATGATCGTCGGCACCCCCGCAGAGCTCGCGCTGTCCGACGCCGGCGTGCTGCGCAGCCTGCTCGCCGCCGGGCTCTACCTGGGCATGGTCGGCGTCATCGGTGTGGCGCTCGGCGCGCTGCTGCGCTCGACGGCCGGCGCCGTCGCCGTACTCGTCGCGGCCCTGCTGCTGGTTCCCGGGCTCGTCTCGCTGCTGCCCAGCTCCTGGGAGAGCGACGTCAGCCGGTACCTGCCGAGCAACGCGGGCGAGTCGATGTTCGCCCTGAAGCAGGCCGCGGACACGCTCACCCCCGGAGCCGGCCTCGCCGTCCTCACCGGCTGGACCCTCCTCGCCCTGGCCGGCGCGGCCTGGCGGCTGAAGCGCGGCGACGCCTGA
- a CDS encoding ABC transporter substrate-binding protein, producing the protein MAHRALRVIAAAALAGSVLTACTTEPATTGSPGGTGKGSSDGKLVLGFAQVGAESGWRTANTKSVREAAEKAGITLKFSDAQQKQENQIKAIRTFIQQKVDVIAFSPVVESGWDTVLKEAKNAGIPVILTDRAVDSQDTSLYRTFLGSDFVKEGQEAGKWLVKEYEGTSAPVNVVELQGTTGSAPANDRKAGFADVIKGEPKFKVVASQTGDFTRAKGKEVMQAFLKSHEDIDVLYAHNDDMALGAIQAIEEAGKKPGVDIKVISVDGIKDAFVAMQEKKINVVVECNPLLGDQLMELAKKVAAGENVPQRVEVKEGVFTQDQAAAALPGRQY; encoded by the coding sequence ATGGCCCACAGAGCCCTCCGCGTCATCGCCGCCGCCGCCCTGGCCGGCAGTGTGTTGACCGCCTGCACCACCGAGCCCGCGACCACCGGCAGCCCCGGCGGCACCGGCAAGGGCTCCTCCGACGGCAAGCTGGTGCTCGGGTTCGCTCAGGTAGGAGCCGAGAGTGGGTGGCGCACCGCCAACACCAAGTCCGTACGCGAGGCGGCCGAGAAGGCCGGCATCACGCTGAAGTTCTCCGACGCCCAGCAGAAGCAGGAGAACCAGATCAAGGCGATCCGCACCTTCATCCAGCAGAAGGTGGACGTCATCGCCTTCTCGCCGGTGGTGGAGTCCGGCTGGGACACCGTCCTGAAGGAGGCCAAGAACGCCGGAATCCCCGTGATCCTCACCGACCGCGCCGTCGACTCGCAGGACACCTCCCTCTACCGGACCTTCCTCGGCTCCGACTTCGTCAAGGAGGGGCAGGAGGCCGGCAAGTGGCTCGTGAAGGAGTACGAGGGGACCTCGGCGCCGGTCAATGTCGTCGAGCTCCAGGGCACCACCGGATCCGCCCCCGCCAACGATCGCAAGGCCGGCTTCGCCGACGTCATCAAGGGCGAGCCCAAATTCAAGGTCGTCGCCTCCCAGACCGGGGACTTCACGCGCGCCAAGGGCAAGGAGGTCATGCAGGCCTTCCTCAAGTCCCACGAGGACATCGACGTCCTGTACGCCCACAACGACGACATGGCCCTGGGCGCCATCCAGGCCATCGAGGAGGCGGGCAAGAAGCCGGGCGTCGACATCAAGGTGATCTCCGTCGACGGCATCAAGGACGCCTTCGTCGCCATGCAGGAGAAGAAGATCAACGTGGTGGTCGAGTGCAACCCGCTCCTCGGCGACCAGCTCATGGAACTCGCCAAGAAGGTCGCGGCGGGGGAGAACGTTCCGCAACGGGTCGAGGTCAAGGAGGGTGTCTTCACCCAGGACCAGGCCGCGGCCGCCCTGCCCGGCCGCCAGTACTGA
- a CDS encoding acetylxylan esterase, with amino-acid sequence MALFDLPLDELREYHSDSAAPGDFDAFWAKTLQEAREFDLDARFEPVDAGLSTVRVYDVTFAGFGGHPVKGWLRLPADTEEPVPLVVEFMGYGGGRGLPHEDLMWASSGRAHFVMDTRGQGSGWGGGGGTADPVGSAPAYPGFMTRGIDAPENYYYRRVFTDAVRAVEAARSHSLTDASRTVALGGSQGGGITIAVGGLVPDLVAVAPDVPFLCDFPRATMLTDRHPYREVGLYLRTHRGRTEDALRTLSYFDGVHFAARGRAPALFSAALEDQTCPPSTVFAAFNAWGGADKAIEVYDFNDHEGGGPYHEAGKLRWLRSYA; translated from the coding sequence ATGGCCCTTTTCGACCTCCCCCTCGACGAACTCCGCGAGTATCACAGCGACTCGGCAGCCCCCGGGGACTTCGATGCCTTCTGGGCCAAGACGCTTCAGGAGGCACGCGAGTTCGACCTGGACGCCCGCTTCGAGCCGGTCGACGCGGGACTGTCGACAGTCCGGGTGTACGACGTGACGTTCGCCGGGTTCGGCGGTCACCCGGTGAAGGGCTGGCTGCGGCTGCCGGCCGATACCGAGGAACCGGTGCCGCTGGTCGTGGAGTTCATGGGTTACGGCGGTGGGCGCGGTCTTCCCCACGAGGACCTGATGTGGGCGTCCAGCGGCCGGGCACACTTCGTGATGGACACCCGGGGGCAGGGCAGCGGCTGGGGCGGCGGTGGCGGCACCGCAGACCCGGTGGGCAGCGCTCCGGCGTACCCCGGCTTCATGACCCGGGGCATCGACGCCCCGGAGAACTACTACTACCGGCGTGTGTTCACCGATGCCGTACGTGCGGTGGAGGCGGCCCGCTCGCACTCGCTGACGGACGCCTCGCGGACCGTGGCGCTCGGCGGGAGTCAGGGCGGCGGCATCACCATCGCGGTGGGCGGTCTGGTGCCGGACCTGGTGGCGGTGGCGCCGGACGTGCCGTTCCTCTGCGACTTCCCCCGCGCCACGATGCTGACGGACCGACACCCGTACCGCGAGGTCGGCCTCTACCTCAGGACGCACCGCGGCCGTACCGAGGACGCCCTGCGCACGCTGTCGTACTTCGACGGCGTCCACTTCGCCGCCCGCGGTCGTGCGCCCGCGCTGTTCTCGGCGGCGCTGGAGGACCAGACCTGCCCGCCGTCGACCGTCTTCGCGGCGTTCAACGCCTGGGGCGGCGCCGACAAGGCCATCGAGGTCTACGACTTCAACGACCACGAGGGCGGCGGCCCGTACCACGAGGCCGGCAAGCTGCGCTGGTTGCGGTCGTACGCCTGA
- a CDS encoding flavodoxin family protein → MTDAGSSYRDLRALVINCTLKRSPERSHTQGLIDISTGIMERQGVEVEVLRAVDLDLATGVWPDMTEHGWETDEWPAIYSKVMAADILTLAGPVWLGDNSSVMKKVIERLYACSSILNDRGQYAYYGRVGGCLITGNEDGAKHCAMNVLYSLQHLGYVIPPQADAGWVGPAGPGPSYLDEGSGGPENDFTNRNTTFMTWNQLHLARMLKDAGGIPAHGNQRSEWDAGCRFDFENPEHR, encoded by the coding sequence ATGACCGACGCCGGCTCGTCCTACCGTGATCTCCGCGCGCTGGTGATCAACTGCACGCTCAAGCGGTCGCCGGAGCGCAGCCACACTCAGGGCCTGATCGACATCAGCACCGGCATCATGGAGCGACAGGGGGTCGAGGTCGAGGTGCTGCGGGCGGTGGATCTCGACCTCGCGACCGGTGTGTGGCCGGACATGACCGAGCACGGGTGGGAGACCGACGAGTGGCCCGCCATCTACTCGAAGGTCATGGCCGCGGACATCCTCACCTTGGCCGGACCTGTGTGGCTGGGTGACAACTCCTCGGTCATGAAGAAGGTGATCGAGCGCCTGTACGCCTGCTCGTCGATCCTCAACGATCGTGGCCAGTACGCATATTACGGGCGGGTCGGGGGTTGCCTGATCACCGGCAACGAGGACGGTGCCAAGCACTGCGCGATGAACGTCCTCTACAGCCTCCAGCACCTGGGGTACGTGATCCCGCCGCAGGCGGACGCCGGCTGGGTCGGCCCGGCCGGGCCGGGCCCCTCATACCTGGACGAGGGCTCGGGTGGCCCGGAAAACGACTTCACCAACCGCAACACCACCTTCATGACCTGGAACCAGCTCCACCTGGCCCGCATGCTCAAGGACGCCGGCGGCATCCCCGCCCACGGCAACCAGCGCTCCGAATGGGACGCCGGCTGCCGCTTCGACTTCGAGAACCCCGAGCACCGCTGA
- a CDS encoding sugar ABC transporter ATP-binding protein: MAAPPTPRTPTRPDRPVLEARGIRKAFPGVLALDGVDLRLFPGEVHALMGENGAGKSTLIKVLTGVHPPDAGTVSVDGVPQRFAEPLEAQHAGISTVYQEVNLCPNLSVAENILIGREPRRLGLVHWSALHRRAAQLITELELDLDVRLPLSAHSLAVQQLVAIVRAVDIRAKVLVLDEPTSSLDRDEVAQLFALIRRLRDRGVAILFVTHFLDQVFDLCDRVTVLRNGHLEGEYRIDELTPVTLVHRMVGSELRTLDELAETSHTGTAAPVPADTPFLSARGLGRAGAVQPYDLDIHRGEVIGLAGLLGSGRTEAARLLFGADHADGGELRIDGERAALRSPRAAIAHKIAFCSENRKAEGLIGELTVRENIVLALQAARGWTKPLSRTRQDEIAARWTEVLDIRPADPEAQVRNLSGGNQQKVLLARWLLTDPELLILDEPTRGIDIGAKTEIQKLVTRLAAEGTAVLFISAELEEVLRLSHRVGVLRDHRLVATLPNDPTLTPDRILGTIATGATS; encoded by the coding sequence ATGGCAGCCCCACCCACCCCCCGCACACCCACCCGCCCCGACCGGCCGGTCCTGGAGGCCCGCGGCATCCGCAAGGCCTTCCCCGGCGTCCTCGCCCTCGACGGCGTGGACCTGCGCCTCTTCCCGGGCGAGGTACACGCGCTGATGGGTGAGAACGGCGCCGGCAAGTCGACCCTCATCAAGGTGCTCACCGGGGTCCACCCGCCCGACGCGGGAACGGTCTCCGTCGACGGCGTCCCCCAGCGGTTCGCCGAACCACTGGAAGCACAGCACGCCGGAATCAGCACGGTCTACCAGGAGGTGAACCTGTGCCCCAACCTCTCCGTCGCCGAGAACATCCTCATCGGCCGTGAACCCCGGCGCCTGGGACTCGTCCACTGGTCGGCTCTCCACCGGCGCGCGGCACAGCTCATCACCGAGCTGGAACTCGACCTCGACGTCCGCCTGCCGCTGAGCGCGCACTCCCTCGCCGTCCAGCAGCTCGTCGCGATCGTGCGTGCCGTGGACATCCGGGCGAAGGTGCTCGTCCTGGACGAGCCCACCTCCAGCCTCGACCGGGACGAAGTCGCCCAACTGTTCGCCCTGATACGCCGGCTGCGCGACCGGGGCGTCGCGATCCTCTTCGTCACCCACTTCCTCGACCAGGTCTTCGACCTGTGCGACCGGGTGACCGTCCTGCGGAACGGCCACCTCGAAGGCGAGTACCGGATCGACGAGCTGACACCCGTCACCCTCGTACACCGCATGGTCGGCAGCGAACTGCGCACCCTCGACGAACTCGCGGAGACGTCGCACACCGGCACCGCCGCCCCCGTCCCCGCGGACACCCCCTTCCTGAGCGCCCGCGGACTCGGCCGGGCCGGTGCCGTCCAGCCGTACGACCTGGACATCCACCGCGGCGAGGTCATCGGCCTGGCCGGGCTCCTCGGCTCCGGACGCACCGAGGCGGCCCGGCTGCTCTTCGGCGCCGACCACGCCGACGGAGGAGAGCTCCGGATCGACGGCGAACGTGCCGCCCTGCGATCGCCCCGCGCCGCGATCGCCCACAAGATCGCCTTCTGCTCGGAGAACCGCAAGGCGGAGGGGCTGATCGGCGAACTCACGGTCCGCGAGAACATCGTGCTCGCCCTGCAAGCCGCACGCGGCTGGACCAAACCGCTCTCCCGCACCCGACAGGACGAGATCGCCGCCCGGTGGACCGAGGTCCTCGACATCCGCCCGGCCGATCCCGAGGCCCAGGTCCGCAACCTCAGCGGAGGCAACCAGCAGAAGGTGCTGCTCGCGCGGTGGCTGCTCACCGACCCCGAGCTGCTGATCCTGGACGAACCCACCCGGGGCATCGACATCGGAGCCAAGACGGAGATCCAGAAGCTGGTCACCCGGCTGGCCGCGGAAGGCACCGCGGTTCTCTTCATCTCCGCCGAACTCGAGGAAGTGCTGCGGCTGAGCCACCGCGTGGGTGTCCTGCGCGATCACCGGCTTGTCGCCACCCTTCCCAACGACCCGACGCTGACGCCCGACCGGATCCTGGGCACCATCGCCACCGGAGCCACCTCATGA
- a CDS encoding sensor histidine kinase, whose protein sequence is MTPLTPEDPLWGHPPIARLLHAGRRLRRADRQRPWLLDTALVLAALLTFGLPDLLVGGSHGSVIRTAAIPPYGIVALQLGLMLPLLWRRRAPSAAFAAVFGVYLVETALDISLHSNVALLIALYSLARHGRLKHLGFACAAVLAAIVLAAVRVTIPLSPLVALFFLCSAATAAVASGLGIRLCWAYLLGLKDRAARLEVERDQRSRLATAAERARIAREMHDIVGHNLSVIITLADGGAHAAATAPEWSRQALQLIAGTSRQALGELRRTLAVLREDTEYADGAADEEGAADLSPQPGIADLDALCERVRAAGPQVTYRSAGRPDALDAGVQLTVYRIAQEALTNTLKHAGTDTRARLTITADDAELHIRLDDTGPAGGLQRPTPRPPDGPSGEGHGIAGMRERAALYGGTVTAGPRPGGGWGVHAVLHTAVAPASRLSRTAEAS, encoded by the coding sequence GTGACACCCCTGACGCCCGAGGACCCGCTGTGGGGCCACCCGCCGATCGCCCGGCTCCTCCACGCCGGGCGCCGCCTGCGGCGCGCCGACCGGCAGCGCCCATGGCTCCTCGACACCGCGCTGGTGCTCGCCGCCCTGCTGACCTTCGGCCTGCCCGACCTGCTCGTCGGCGGGAGCCACGGGTCGGTGATCCGGACGGCCGCCATCCCCCCGTACGGGATCGTCGCCCTGCAGCTGGGGCTGATGCTGCCGCTGCTGTGGCGCCGCAGAGCCCCCTCCGCGGCCTTCGCCGCCGTCTTCGGCGTCTACCTGGTGGAGACGGCCCTGGACATCTCGCTGCACAGCAACGTCGCCCTGCTCATCGCCCTCTACAGCCTGGCCAGGCACGGCAGGCTGAAGCACCTGGGCTTCGCCTGCGCGGCCGTGCTCGCCGCCATCGTGCTGGCGGCCGTACGCGTGACCATCCCGCTGTCCCCGCTCGTCGCGCTGTTCTTCCTGTGCAGCGCCGCGACCGCCGCCGTCGCCTCCGGCCTGGGCATCCGGCTCTGCTGGGCCTACCTTCTGGGCCTCAAGGACCGCGCGGCCCGCCTGGAGGTCGAACGCGACCAGCGCAGCAGGCTCGCCACCGCCGCGGAGCGCGCCCGCATCGCCCGGGAGATGCACGACATCGTCGGCCACAACCTCTCCGTCATCATCACCCTCGCCGACGGCGGCGCCCACGCGGCCGCCACCGCCCCCGAGTGGAGCAGGCAGGCCCTGCAGCTGATCGCCGGCACCAGCCGCCAGGCCCTCGGCGAGCTGCGCCGCACTCTCGCCGTACTGCGCGAGGACACCGAGTACGCCGACGGCGCCGCCGACGAGGAGGGGGCGGCCGACCTCAGCCCCCAGCCCGGTATCGCCGACCTCGACGCGCTCTGCGAACGCGTCCGCGCGGCCGGCCCCCAGGTCACGTATCGCAGCGCCGGCCGGCCGGACGCCCTCGACGCGGGGGTGCAGCTGACCGTCTACCGGATCGCGCAGGAAGCGCTCACCAACACCCTCAAACACGCCGGCACCGACACCCGGGCCCGGCTCACGATCACGGCCGACGACGCCGAGCTCCACATCCGCCTGGACGACACCGGACCCGCGGGTGGCCTCCAGCGGCCCACGCCCCGGCCGCCGGACGGTCCCAGTGGGGAAGGACACGGCATCGCGGGCATGCGGGAACGGGCCGCCCTGTACGGCGGAACCGTCACAGCCGGCCCCCGCCCGGGTGGCGGCTGGGGCGTTCACGCCGTCCTCCACACCGCCGTAGCCCCCGCCTCCCGCCTGTCGCGAACCGCAGAGGCGTCATGA